Proteins encoded within one genomic window of Perognathus longimembris pacificus isolate PPM17 chromosome 28, ASM2315922v1, whole genome shotgun sequence:
- the Rps4x gene encoding 40S ribosomal protein S4, X isoform, giving the protein MARGPKKHLKRVAAPKHWMLDKLTGVFAPRPSTGPHKLRECLPLIIFLRNRLKYALTGDEVKKICMQRFIKIDGKIRTDITYPAGFMDVISIDKTGENFRLIYDTKGRFAVHRITPEEAKYKLCKVRKIFVGTKGIPHLVTHDARTIRYPDPLIKVNDTIQIDLETGKITDFIKFDTGNLCMVTGGANLGRIGVITNRERHPGSFDVVHVKDANGNSFATRLSNIFVIGKGNKPWISLPRGKGIRLTIAEERDKRLAAKQSSG; this is encoded by the exons ATG GCTCGTGGTCCCAAGAAGCATCTGAAGCGGGTAGCTGCTCCCAAGCACTGGATGTTGGACAAACTGACCGGTGTGTTT GCTCCTCGTCCATCCACTGGTCCCCACAAGCTGAGAGAATGTCTGCCTCTCATCATTTTCCTAAGGAACAGACTTAAGTATGCCTTGACAGGAGATGAAGTCAAGAAAATCTGCATGCAGCGTTTCATTAAGATTGATGGCAAAATCAGAACTGATATCACCTACCCTGCTGGTTTTATGG ATGTCATTAGCATTGACAAGACTGGGGAGAATTTCCGTCTGATCTATGACACCAAGGGTCGCTTTGCTGTTCACCGCATTACACCTGAGGAGGCCAAG TACAAGTTATGCAAAGTAAGAAAGATCTTTGTGGGCACAAAAGGAATTCCTCATCTGGTGACTCATGATGCTCGAACCATTCGCTACCCAGATCCCCTTATCAAGGTCAATGACACCATTCAAATTGATTTGGAGACTGGCAAGATAACAGATTTCATCAAGTTTGACACCG GTAACCTGTGTATGGTAACCGGAGGTGCTAACTTGGGAAGAATTGGTGTGATTACCAACAGAGAGAGACACCCAGGTTCTTTCGATGTGGTTCATGTGAAAGATGCCAATGGCAACAGCTTTGCCACTCGACTTTCTAACATCTTTGTTATTGGCAAA gGCAATAAACCATGGATTTCTCTTCCCCGAGGAAAGGGGATCCGCCTCACCATTGCTGAAGAGAGGGACAAGAGGCTGGCAGCCAAACAGAGCAGTGGGTGA